The following are encoded in a window of Haloarcula halophila genomic DNA:
- the pabB gene encoding aminodeoxychorismate synthase, component I, which yields MRTVETDRETFERVASDAPADARVPVELRTTVDDPFTAYRRAREGTGGVYLATTGGQSGWGYFATAPADFHEVGPDTGGSLDALAAVLDGETLARGPCEIPYPCGAVGWLSYDVARELEAIPDSAVPDRALPRLQLATYDRVAAWEEPRGDGPVELRVTACPRLDDHPDVGVAYEFGKQHALELARRAVEGDPSVGDPPVSTDEARFESDCTRETFADRVRTVKQYVRDGDTFQANVSQRLTAPAAVHPVEAFDALRTVNPAPYSALVEFPGIDLVSASPELLLHRDGERLVTEPIAGTRPRGETSDADDELERDLLADEKERAEHAMLVDLERNDLGKVSQFGSVEVTDYRRVDRYSEVMHLVSLVEGRLRERSSLRDAVAAVFPGGTITGAPKPRTMAIIDEVEGTRRGPYTGSIGLFGFDGRATLNIVIRTLVRYGEQYHLRVGAGIVADSDPDSEYEETLDKGRALVTAVDEALGARADLSVEGRR from the coding sequence ATGCGAACGGTCGAAACTGACCGCGAGACGTTCGAGCGGGTCGCGAGCGACGCGCCCGCCGACGCTCGCGTGCCGGTCGAACTCCGGACTACCGTCGATGACCCGTTCACTGCCTACCGGCGTGCCCGTGAGGGGACCGGCGGCGTCTACCTGGCGACGACCGGCGGCCAGTCCGGCTGGGGGTACTTCGCGACGGCACCCGCCGACTTCCACGAGGTCGGCCCCGACACCGGCGGGAGCCTGGACGCGCTGGCGGCCGTCCTCGACGGCGAGACGCTGGCCCGTGGGCCGTGTGAAATCCCCTATCCCTGTGGAGCCGTCGGCTGGCTCTCCTACGACGTCGCTCGTGAACTGGAGGCCATTCCCGACTCCGCAGTCCCCGACCGCGCGTTGCCACGACTCCAACTCGCGACCTACGACCGGGTCGCCGCCTGGGAGGAGCCCCGCGGCGACGGGCCGGTCGAACTCCGGGTGACCGCCTGTCCGCGGCTGGACGACCATCCGGACGTCGGGGTAGCCTACGAGTTCGGCAAACAACACGCGCTGGAACTGGCCCGCCGGGCCGTCGAGGGCGATCCGTCGGTCGGCGACCCGCCGGTATCGACCGACGAGGCGCGCTTCGAGAGCGACTGCACCCGCGAGACCTTCGCCGACCGCGTGCGGACGGTCAAACAGTACGTTCGGGACGGCGACACCTTCCAGGCGAACGTCTCCCAGCGCCTGACCGCGCCGGCGGCCGTCCACCCGGTCGAAGCGTTCGACGCGCTCCGGACCGTGAACCCGGCACCGTACTCCGCACTCGTGGAGTTCCCCGGGATCGATCTGGTGAGTGCCAGCCCCGAACTGCTGTTGCACCGCGACGGCGAGCGACTGGTCACCGAACCCATCGCCGGGACCCGGCCCCGCGGGGAGACCTCCGACGCCGACGACGAGCTGGAGCGGGACCTGTTGGCCGACGAGAAAGAGCGCGCCGAACACGCGATGCTCGTCGACTTAGAGCGAAACGACCTGGGGAAAGTGAGCCAGTTCGGCTCGGTCGAGGTGACCGACTACCGCCGGGTCGACCGCTACTCGGAGGTGATGCACCTCGTCTCGCTCGTCGAGGGCCGACTACGCGAGCGGTCCTCGCTGCGGGACGCCGTCGCCGCGGTGTTCCCCGGCGGGACGATCACCGGCGCGCCCAAACCCCGGACGATGGCGATCATCGACGAGGTCGAGGGGACCCGGCGTGGCCCCTACACCGGCTCGATCGGCCTCTTTGGCTTCGACGGGCGGGCGACACTGAACATCGTCATCCGCACGCTGGTTCGCTACGGCGAGCAGTACCATCTCCGCGTTGGCGCGGGAATCGTCGCCGATTCGGACCCCGACAGCGAGTACGAGGAGACCCTGGACAAGGGTCGTGCCCTCGTGACCGCGGTCGACGAGGCGCTCGGAGCACGGGCCGACCTCTCCGTGGAGGGACGACGATGA
- the ftsZ gene encoding cell division protein FtsZ: MDSIIDDAIDEAEDEGSSSASETTDGQAGSTEEMSTAGQMTDEELASVVKDLETKITVVGCGGAGGNTVTRMTEEGIHGAKLVAANTDAQHLADEVEADTKILIGKKRTGGRGAGSVPKIGEEAAQENIEDIQLAIDGSDMVFVTAGLGGGTGTGAAPVVAQAAQEAGALTISIVTIPFTAEGERRRANADAGLERLRSVSDTVIVVPNDRLLDYAPSMPLQDAFKICDRVLMRSVKGMTELITKPGLVNVDFADVRTIMENGGVAMIGLGESDSENKAQDSIRSALRSPLLDVEFDGANSALVNVVGGPDMSIEEAEGVVEEIYDRIDPDARIIWGASVNNEFDGKMETMIVVTGVESPQIYGQGEAQEERASQELGEDIDYVD; encoded by the coding sequence ATGGATTCGATTATCGACGACGCAATCGACGAGGCCGAGGACGAGGGGTCATCGTCGGCGTCGGAAACGACGGACGGACAAGCAGGGTCAACCGAAGAGATGTCGACTGCCGGACAGATGACCGACGAGGAGTTGGCGTCGGTCGTCAAAGATCTGGAGACGAAGATCACGGTCGTCGGCTGTGGGGGGGCCGGCGGGAACACGGTCACACGGATGACCGAGGAGGGGATCCACGGGGCGAAACTCGTCGCCGCAAACACGGACGCCCAGCACCTCGCGGACGAGGTCGAGGCCGACACGAAGATCCTCATCGGGAAGAAACGCACCGGTGGTCGCGGTGCGGGGTCGGTCCCGAAGATCGGCGAGGAGGCCGCCCAGGAGAACATCGAGGACATCCAGTTGGCCATCGACGGCTCCGATATGGTGTTCGTCACCGCGGGTCTCGGCGGCGGCACCGGGACGGGCGCGGCCCCCGTGGTCGCACAGGCCGCACAGGAAGCCGGCGCGCTCACCATCTCTATCGTGACGATCCCCTTCACCGCCGAAGGGGAGCGCCGGCGGGCCAACGCCGACGCCGGCCTCGAACGGCTCCGCTCTGTCTCGGACACGGTCATCGTCGTCCCGAACGACCGCCTGCTGGACTACGCGCCCAGCATGCCGCTGCAAGACGCGTTCAAGATCTGTGACCGAGTGCTCATGCGTTCGGTCAAGGGGATGACCGAACTCATCACCAAGCCCGGCCTCGTCAACGTCGACTTCGCCGACGTCCGGACCATCATGGAGAACGGCGGCGTCGCGATGATCGGACTGGGCGAGTCCGACTCGGAGAACAAGGCCCAGGACTCCATCAGATCGGCGCTGCGCTCGCCGCTCTTGGACGTCGAGTTCGACGGGGCTAACTCCGCCCTGGTCAACGTCGTCGGCGGTCCAGACATGTCCATCGAGGAGGCCGAGGGCGTCGTCGAGGAGATCTACGACCGGATCGATCCCGACGCCCGGATCATCTGGGGTGCCTCGGTCAACAACGAGTTCGACGGCAAGATGGAGACGATGATCGTCGTCACCGGCGTCGAGAGCCCCCAGATCTACGGTCAGGGCGAGGCCCAGGAGGAACGGGCCTCCCAGGAACTCGGCGAGGACATCGACTACGTCGACTGA
- a CDS encoding CinA family protein, giving the protein MSDSSTAVEERVGDRLRERDETVAVAESCTGGLVGSLVTDVPGSSDYFDRSVVTYSYGAKQDLLAVARETLDEHGAVSEPVATEMARAVRDTAGTDWGVATTGVAGPGGGTPETPVGTVYIAVAHAAAWETGESGVRAARYEFDGDRTTVKERIARQALSDLLAATEEQ; this is encoded by the coding sequence ATGTCCGACTCGTCGACAGCGGTCGAAGAGCGCGTCGGGGACCGACTGCGCGAGCGTGACGAGACAGTCGCCGTCGCGGAGTCCTGTACCGGCGGGCTCGTCGGATCGCTGGTGACCGACGTTCCCGGCTCCAGCGATTACTTCGACCGATCGGTCGTCACCTACTCCTACGGCGCGAAACAGGACCTCCTGGCGGTCGCCCGCGAGACGCTGGACGAACACGGCGCGGTCTCGGAGCCCGTCGCCACGGAGATGGCGCGTGCGGTCAGAGACACCGCCGGGACCGACTGGGGCGTCGCGACGACTGGCGTGGCCGGCCCGGGCGGGGGGACGCCGGAGACGCCGGTCGGGACGGTCTACATCGCGGTCGCACACGCCGCTGCCTGGGAGACTGGCGAGTCGGGCGTGCGCGCCGCACGCTACGAGTTCGACGGCGACCGGACGACGGTCAAAGAACGGATCGCCAGACAGGCGCTGTCGGATCTCCTCGCGGCTACCGAGGAGCAGTAG
- a CDS encoding DUF7565 family protein, protein MTRWECAIEGDDRQFDNVEDLIVHQSTDHERITCQVCGTVIPDGYFAIKHAFDEHSRAEYVRAYDASAGDVRRRESVKEAIEAAANMGEVIDRLEGGDGSY, encoded by the coding sequence ATGACGCGGTGGGAGTGTGCGATCGAGGGCGACGACCGACAGTTCGACAACGTCGAAGATCTCATCGTCCACCAGTCGACGGACCACGAACGCATCACCTGCCAGGTGTGTGGCACCGTGATTCCGGACGGCTACTTCGCGATCAAACACGCGTTCGACGAACACTCCCGGGCCGAGTACGTCCGTGCCTACGACGCGTCGGCCGGCGACGTTCGCCGCCGTGAGAGCGTCAAAGAGGCGATCGAGGCCGCGGCCAACATGGGCGAGGTCATCGACCGCCTCGAAGGCGGCGACGGGTCGTACTGA
- the aroE gene encoding shikimate dehydrogenase yields MDVYALIGNPVGHSLSPPMHEAGYDAVGLDAKYVTFEPATDAGAAAVDAADTLGVDGINVTAPFKQDVLGAVEPAPLAERIGAVNTIDFTGETPTGHNTDAVGAVRALRHHDVTLDGSAVVVGAGGAGRAAAFGLADEGMTVRIANRTETRAHDLADAVPGASGHGLDGLAELLADADVLVNATSVGMDEDETPVPAGALHGDLAVLDAVYSPIETRLLQDAAAAGARTVDGAWMLLYQGVEAFEIWTDRDAPVSAMNEALRAGLGSDAPARD; encoded by the coding sequence ATGGACGTGTACGCGCTCATCGGGAACCCCGTCGGCCACTCGCTCTCCCCGCCGATGCACGAGGCGGGCTACGACGCGGTCGGGCTCGACGCGAAGTACGTCACTTTCGAACCAGCGACGGACGCCGGCGCGGCCGCCGTGGACGCCGCCGACACGCTCGGCGTCGACGGGATCAACGTCACCGCCCCGTTCAAACAGGACGTGCTCGGGGCCGTCGAACCGGCACCGCTCGCCGAGCGGATCGGTGCGGTCAACACCATCGACTTCACCGGCGAGACGCCGACCGGCCACAACACGGACGCCGTCGGGGCCGTCCGCGCGCTGCGACACCACGACGTAACTCTCGACGGGAGCGCGGTCGTCGTCGGCGCCGGCGGGGCCGGTCGCGCGGCCGCGTTCGGGCTGGCCGACGAAGGGATGACCGTCAGGATCGCCAACCGAACCGAAACCCGCGCGCACGACCTCGCCGATGCGGTCCCGGGCGCGAGCGGCCACGGACTCGACGGGCTGGCCGAGTTACTCGCCGACGCCGACGTGCTCGTCAACGCCACCAGCGTCGGGATGGACGAGGACGAGACGCCGGTGCCGGCCGGGGCACTCCACGGCGACCTCGCGGTGCTGGACGCCGTCTACTCGCCGATCGAGACGCGGCTCCTCCAAGACGCGGCCGCGGCCGGCGCCAGGACCGTCGACGGCGCCTGGATGCTACTGTATCAAGGTGTCGAGGCGTTCGAGATCTGGACGGATCGGGACGCACCCGTCAGCGCCATGAACGAGGCGTTGCGGGCGGGCCTGGGGTCGGACGCTCCAGCAAGAGATTAG
- a CDS encoding protein translocase SEC61 complex subunit gamma, which yields MDVPYDLNSYIRVLKLASTPEWDEFSQIAKIAGAGIVLVGLIGFIIFAVMTFVPGSKPV from the coding sequence ATGGACGTTCCGTACGACCTCAACTCCTATATCCGTGTACTCAAACTGGCGAGTACACCGGAGTGGGACGAGTTCTCACAGATCGCGAAGATCGCCGGCGCGGGCATCGTGCTGGTGGGACTGATCGGGTTCATCATCTTCGCGGTGATGACCTTCGTCCCCGGTAGCAAGCCGGTGTAA
- a CDS encoding transcription elongation factor Spt5, which translates to MGIYAVKTTASQERTVADMIINREEESIHAALAPDSLTSYVMVEADDASVFDRILDEIPHANGVVQGESSMAEVEHFLSPKPDVEGIAEGDIVELIAGPFKGEKAQVQRIDEGKDQVTVELYEATVPIPVTVRGDQIRVLDSEER; encoded by the coding sequence ATGGGGATCTACGCAGTCAAGACCACGGCCAGCCAGGAACGGACCGTGGCCGACATGATCATCAACCGCGAGGAAGAGAGCATCCACGCCGCGCTGGCGCCGGACTCGCTGACCAGCTACGTCATGGTCGAGGCCGACGACGCGTCGGTGTTCGACCGCATCCTCGACGAGATTCCCCACGCCAACGGCGTGGTCCAGGGCGAGTCCTCGATGGCGGAAGTCGAACACTTCCTCTCGCCGAAACCCGACGTCGAGGGGATCGCCGAGGGCGACATCGTCGAACTCATCGCCGGCCCGTTCAAAGGCGAGAAGGCCCAGGTCCAGCGCATCGACGAGGGCAAAGACCAGGTGACCGTCGAACTGTACGAGGCGACGGTGCCGATTCCGGTGACGGTTCGGGGCGACCAGATCCGAGTGCTGGATAGCGAGGAACGGTAG
- a CDS encoding sodium:calcium antiporter produces MSRLRHPLVLVAFAVALTAGWVAVSLLGIHPSTLAEVAVSGLAILGASFLLAWGAETAEKDVPRGFAIAVLAVLAVAPEYAVDALFAWNAGAGGATAAACGELSSAAIEAGETELARACHDANLAIANMTGANRILIGLGWSGIALFTVWRATTTRDSAVMRRDGFLNDAVELDTDISTEISFLLLATAWAFLVPLGGGIGGLDTLFLVGLYVAYIGLVLKSDIEQSDHTVGVPKYFQQWSLPWRPLAVLALFGYSGLMIFTAVEPFAHGLEEIGLDLGIPSFFMIQWIAPLASESPELIVVAVLVNKARSTAGFNALISSKLNQWTLLIGTIAVIYSIALGAYGTLPFDARQSAEIWITAGQSFFALALLVNFTISLREALALFVLFISQVLLEFALIRDYVVLPVDSYELLLVYTGVYIVAGVVLFALRWQALVYLLGLAGDAVRTAVGRDPVHLDNAD; encoded by the coding sequence GTGAGTCGTCTCCGTCATCCCCTGGTCTTAGTCGCGTTCGCGGTCGCGCTGACAGCCGGTTGGGTCGCCGTCTCGCTGCTCGGTATCCACCCGAGTACGCTCGCGGAGGTCGCCGTCTCGGGGCTGGCGATCCTCGGTGCCTCGTTCCTCCTGGCCTGGGGCGCCGAGACCGCGGAGAAAGACGTGCCCAGGGGTTTTGCCATCGCAGTTCTCGCCGTGTTGGCTGTCGCGCCCGAATACGCCGTCGACGCACTGTTCGCCTGGAACGCCGGGGCGGGCGGGGCGACGGCCGCCGCCTGTGGAGAGCTCTCGTCGGCGGCGATCGAGGCCGGCGAGACGGAACTCGCCCGGGCCTGTCACGACGCCAACCTGGCCATCGCGAACATGACCGGCGCCAACCGCATCCTGATCGGCCTGGGCTGGTCCGGGATCGCGCTGTTTACGGTCTGGCGCGCCACGACGACCCGCGACTCGGCGGTGATGCGCCGCGACGGGTTCCTGAACGACGCGGTGGAACTGGACACCGACATCTCGACCGAGATCAGCTTCCTGCTGCTGGCGACCGCGTGGGCCTTTCTGGTCCCGCTCGGCGGCGGTATCGGCGGACTCGATACGCTGTTTCTGGTCGGCCTCTACGTCGCCTACATCGGACTGGTGTTGAAATCCGACATCGAACAGTCCGACCACACCGTCGGCGTCCCGAAGTACTTCCAGCAGTGGTCGCTCCCGTGGCGGCCGCTGGCCGTGCTGGCGCTGTTTGGCTACTCGGGCCTGATGATCTTCACCGCGGTCGAACCGTTCGCTCACGGGCTCGAAGAGATCGGACTCGATCTGGGAATCCCCTCCTTTTTCATGATCCAGTGGATCGCGCCGCTGGCCAGTGAGTCGCCCGAACTCATCGTCGTCGCCGTCCTCGTCAACAAGGCCCGGTCGACGGCGGGGTTCAACGCGCTCATCTCCTCGAAGCTCAACCAGTGGACGCTACTGATCGGCACGATCGCGGTCATCTACTCCATCGCGCTGGGTGCCTACGGAACCCTCCCGTTCGACGCCCGACAGTCCGCCGAGATCTGGATCACGGCCGGCCAGTCCTTCTTCGCGCTGGCGCTGTTGGTCAACTTCACGATCAGTCTCCGCGAGGCGCTGGCGCTGTTCGTGCTGTTCATCTCGCAGGTCCTGCTCGAATTCGCGCTGATCCGGGACTACGTGGTCCTGCCCGTCGACAGCTACGAACTGCTGTTGGTCTACACCGGCGTCTACATCGTCGCCGGCGTCGTACTGTTCGCCCTGCGCTGGCAGGCGCTCGTCTATCTCCTCGGGTTAGCCGGCGACGCCGTACGGACGGCCGTCGGTCGCGACCCGGTCCACCTCGACAACGCAGACTGA
- a CDS encoding helix-hairpin-helix domain-containing protein yields the protein MGLLQKLKSALGLDGTESATSASGSGDVDVTVEREPATESEDAVKGTETMVSNTDGDDEAETAAESAESETATGSADSEPTAEPEGSDDGVTAIKGIGPAYAERLSGVGIETVGELAVADAADIAAETDLSESRVSGWIERAREY from the coding sequence ATGGGTCTGCTCCAGAAACTGAAATCCGCCCTCGGACTCGACGGGACCGAGTCGGCCACGAGCGCCAGTGGGTCCGGCGACGTGGACGTGACCGTCGAGCGCGAACCCGCAACCGAGTCCGAAGACGCCGTCAAAGGGACCGAGACGATGGTGTCGAACACCGACGGAGACGACGAGGCCGAGACGGCCGCCGAGTCGGCCGAATCGGAGACGGCCACCGGGTCAGCCGACTCCGAACCCACAGCGGAGCCAGAAGGCTCCGACGACGGTGTGACAGCGATCAAAGGGATCGGCCCCGCCTACGCGGAGCGGCTCTCCGGGGTCGGCATCGAGACGGTCGGCGAGTTGGCAGTCGCCGACGCGGCCGACATCGCGGCGGAGACGGACCTCTCCGAGAGCCGCGTCTCGGGGTGGATCGAGCGCGCACGGGAGTACTGA
- a CDS encoding DUF4166 domain-containing protein, with amino-acid sequence MTGVYERALGDAAADLHPKVRERYSVGTEDDACIGRGEMAISRALHMVPVLYGMTVDDLLFPEQGSDVPFTVTTVGFRTDGGHEAMTTRRTFEFDGTTRHFDSLTVWDDEHGRLLDFLGGHGLVASELRPRVEDGTLVVEGGRQWARLGSTYVPLPGPLAASVEVRDRYDESDERFHVDAVVENALAGRILSYRGSFTQTVEARETVPETLRRHGLTTLPPR; translated from the coding sequence ATGACGGGCGTCTACGAGCGTGCCCTGGGTGACGCGGCGGCGGATCTGCACCCGAAGGTCCGCGAGCGGTACAGTGTCGGGACCGAGGATGACGCCTGTATCGGGCGCGGCGAGATGGCGATCAGCCGCGCGCTCCACATGGTTCCGGTGTTGTACGGGATGACCGTCGACGACCTACTGTTCCCCGAACAGGGAAGCGACGTTCCGTTTACCGTGACGACCGTCGGGTTCCGGACCGACGGCGGTCACGAGGCGATGACGACGCGGCGGACCTTCGAGTTCGACGGGACGACCCGTCACTTCGATTCCCTGACGGTGTGGGACGACGAGCACGGACGCCTGCTCGATTTCTTGGGCGGCCACGGCCTCGTCGCCTCCGAGTTACGGCCACGGGTCGAGGACGGTACGCTCGTCGTCGAAGGCGGGCGCCAGTGGGCCAGGCTCGGTTCGACGTACGTCCCGCTCCCGGGACCGCTGGCGGCCAGCGTCGAGGTCCGGGACCGTTACGACGAGAGCGACGAGCGGTTCCACGTCGACGCCGTCGTCGAGAACGCGCTGGCCGGGCGCATCCTCAGCTATCGGGGATCGTTCACACAGACCGTCGAGGCACGCGAAACAGTGCCGGAGACGTTACGCCGGCACGGTCTGACCACGCTTCCGCCGCGGTAA
- a CDS encoding PHP-associated domain-containing protein, with translation MTSEGFNVDVHVKVLDEGVVERAKARGMDAIVYAPHFTRLSDIREQAARYSDDELAVIPGRELFTGTWQHRRHVLAIGLDEPVPDFITLEATMEELQRQNAAVLIPHPTFLNVSLGREEVRTYADTIDSIEVYNPKHLPHDNRRAREIARETGIQTFASSYAHLRGTVGEAWLSFDRAVDDADALARAFRADAPRRLFHRHGLSHVAQRALEFAHLGFENSWGKFDRLMLQGTEPTHPDHVAYDGRFDHCKVY, from the coding sequence GTGACGAGTGAGGGGTTCAACGTCGACGTGCACGTCAAGGTCCTCGATGAGGGGGTCGTCGAGCGGGCGAAGGCCCGTGGCATGGACGCGATCGTGTACGCACCACACTTCACGCGCTTGTCGGACATCCGTGAGCAAGCGGCTCGCTACTCCGACGACGAACTGGCAGTGATTCCGGGCAGGGAGCTGTTCACCGGAACCTGGCAGCACCGCCGCCACGTCCTGGCGATCGGGCTGGACGAACCCGTGCCGGACTTCATCACGCTGGAAGCGACGATGGAGGAACTACAGCGCCAGAACGCGGCCGTGTTGATCCCTCATCCGACCTTCCTGAACGTCAGCCTCGGGCGCGAGGAGGTGCGGACCTACGCCGACACGATCGACTCGATCGAGGTGTACAACCCCAAACACCTCCCGCACGACAACCGGCGGGCGCGTGAGATCGCCCGCGAGACCGGTATCCAGACGTTCGCCTCGTCGTACGCGCACCTCCGTGGGACCGTCGGCGAGGCCTGGCTGTCGTTCGATCGGGCGGTCGACGACGCCGACGCGCTCGCGAGGGCGTTCCGGGCCGACGCGCCCCGGCGGCTGTTTCACCGGCACGGGCTGAGCCACGTCGCCCAGCGTGCCCTGGAGTTCGCACATCTCGGCTTCGAGAACTCCTGGGGGAAGTTCGACCGGCTGATGCTCCAGGGAACCGAGCCGACCCATCCCGACCACGTCGCCTACGACGGGCGCTTCGACCACTGCAAGGTCTATTAA
- a CDS encoding D-aminoacyl-tRNA deacylase: MLAIVVSRADEASEHVGEQLLEQADWTEAIDDDRPDADGGGTVYRTDGVELREFDALHLDLDGVAAAFDDPDLLVFASRHAGETDELLTAHHTGNFGAAEFGGADGEFARACPNAHRRVVEALSEHAPEEYAVGMECTHHGPTDVGVPSMFVEVGSAEQQWRDPEAARAVARAILDLAGVAPDAPREDGTRRQLLGIGGGHYAPRFERVLRETDWTVGHIAANWSLDDLAAWADDDEQRRAVLRDAAEASGADFALFEGERPEIAADLESVGVRVVEETFVRETTGVPLQRVHALETELVRVEDGLRFGDRAGETDEWSVVDLPTDLLTAASGIDREATRQCVERSTLAFVTEQNGTVVTGPFAVPVEAGRRPIVDELTAILERKYDSVTREDGELRARETAFDPSLAETAGIPEGPKFGRLAAGEPVEVDGEQISPERFQRERIRRFEL, encoded by the coding sequence ATGCTCGCTATCGTCGTCTCTCGGGCCGACGAAGCCTCCGAACACGTCGGCGAGCAGCTACTGGAGCAAGCCGACTGGACCGAAGCGATCGACGACGACCGACCGGACGCCGACGGCGGCGGCACCGTCTACCGGACCGACGGGGTCGAACTCCGGGAGTTCGACGCCCTCCACCTGGACTTAGACGGGGTCGCCGCCGCGTTCGACGACCCGGACCTGCTCGTGTTCGCCTCCCGGCACGCCGGCGAGACCGACGAACTCCTGACGGCCCACCACACCGGCAACTTCGGGGCCGCGGAGTTCGGCGGCGCCGACGGCGAATTCGCCCGGGCCTGTCCGAACGCACACCGCCGAGTCGTCGAGGCGCTGTCCGAACACGCGCCCGAGGAGTACGCCGTCGGGATGGAGTGTACCCACCACGGCCCGACCGACGTCGGTGTCCCGTCGATGTTCGTCGAGGTCGGGAGCGCCGAGCAGCAGTGGCGCGATCCCGAGGCAGCGCGCGCCGTCGCGCGGGCGATCCTCGACCTCGCCGGCGTCGCCCCCGACGCGCCACGCGAGGACGGGACCCGTCGACAGCTCCTGGGGATCGGCGGCGGCCACTACGCGCCCCGGTTCGAACGCGTCCTCCGGGAGACCGACTGGACGGTCGGGCACATCGCCGCCAACTGGTCGCTGGACGACCTCGCGGCGTGGGCGGACGACGACGAGCAGCGGCGGGCGGTCCTCCGGGACGCGGCCGAGGCAAGCGGGGCGGACTTCGCACTGTTCGAGGGCGAGCGGCCGGAGATCGCGGCCGACCTCGAATCGGTCGGCGTCCGCGTCGTCGAGGAGACGTTCGTCCGTGAGACGACAGGGGTCCCTCTCCAGCGGGTCCACGCGCTCGAAACCGAACTGGTGAGGGTCGAGGATGGACTCCGGTTCGGTGACAGGGCGGGCGAGACCGACGAGTGGTCGGTCGTCGACCTGCCGACGGACCTCCTGACGGCGGCCAGCGGGATCGACCGCGAGGCGACCAGACAGTGCGTCGAACGGTCGACACTCGCCTTCGTGACCGAACAGAACGGCACCGTCGTCACCGGCCCGTTCGCCGTCCCCGTCGAGGCCGGTCGGCGGCCGATCGTCGACGAACTGACAGCTATCTTGGAACGGAAATACGACAGCGTCACGCGCGAAGACGGCGAACTCCGTGCCCGCGAGACAGCGTTCGATCCGTCGCTTGCAGAGACCGCGGGTATCCCCGAAGGGCCGAAGTTCGGACGGCTCGCGGCAGGGGAGCCAGTGGAGGTCGACGGAGAGCAGATATCCCCGGAGCGGTTCCAACGCGAGCGTATACGCCGGTTCGAACTGTAA
- a CDS encoding metal-dependent hydrolase, whose product MNKRGHVLNAVLLSIGLGYVLDPSGDISTFATMAEVFLPVVLGALFPDVDTAFGRHRKTLHNLPVLAIFLAHPIYHAGNLQWVWLGVLTHYVLDYLGSKRGLALFYPLSDQEYAFPWGVATTSDWAERVTVAITVIELLIIAALVHVLPQYLPPEVTQVLAENTALIA is encoded by the coding sequence GTGAACAAACGCGGCCACGTCCTGAACGCCGTCCTGTTGAGTATCGGGCTGGGGTACGTACTCGATCCGTCGGGCGACATCTCGACCTTTGCGACTATGGCGGAGGTGTTCCTCCCGGTCGTGCTGGGAGCGCTGTTTCCCGACGTGGACACCGCCTTCGGTCGCCACCGGAAGACTCTGCATAACTTGCCCGTCCTCGCGATCTTCCTGGCACACCCGATCTACCACGCCGGCAACCTCCAGTGGGTCTGGCTCGGCGTCCTGACCCACTACGTGCTGGACTACCTGGGATCGAAACGCGGTCTCGCGCTCTTCTATCCGCTCTCCGATCAGGAGTACGCTTTCCCCTGGGGCGTGGCGACGACGAGTGACTGGGCCGAGCGGGTCACCGTCGCTATCACCGTGATCGAACTCCTGATAATCGCGGCGCTGGTCCACGTGCTCCCGCAGTATCTCCCGCCGGAGGTCACACAGGTGCTTGCCGAGAACACCGCGCTCATCGCGTAA